The following coding sequences lie in one Sorex araneus isolate mSorAra2 chromosome 4, mSorAra2.pri, whole genome shotgun sequence genomic window:
- the PGK2 gene encoding phosphoglycerate kinase 2, giving the protein MSLSKKLTLDKLDVKGKRVLMRVDYNVPMNKNQITNNQRIRASLPSIRYCLDNGAKSVVLMSHLGRPDGVPMPEKYSLEPVAAELKSLLGKDVLFLKDCVGKEVEQTCANPADGSVILLENLRFHVEEEGKGKDSAGNKIKAGPDEIKAFRDSLSKLGDTYVNDAFGTAHRAHSSMVGVNLPQKASGFLMKKELEYFAKALENPQKPFLAILGGAKVADKIQLIKNMLDKVNEMIIGGGMAYTFLKVLKNMEIGDSLFDEEGAKIVEDIMTTAKTNGVNITFPVDFITANKFAEDATVGKATVASGIPSGWMGLDCGPKTNKKCAEVVARAKLIVWNGPVGVFEWDAFAKGTKSLMDEIVKATAKGCITIIGGGDTASCCEKWKTEDKVSHVSTGGGASLELLEGKVLPGVEALSNL; this is encoded by the coding sequence ATGTCTCTTTCTAAGAAATTAACTTTGGACAAACTGGATGTTAAAGGGAAGAGAGTTCTCATGAGAGTAGACTACAACGTTCCCATGAACAAGAACCAGATTACAAACAATCAGAGAATCAGGGCTTCCCTCCCAAGCATAAGATATTGTCTGGATAATGGAGCCAAGTCAGTAGTTCTTATGAGCCACCTCGGTAGACCTGATGGTGTTCCCATGCCTGAAAAATATTCCTTGGAGCCTGTCGCTGCTGAGCTCAAATCCTTGCTGGGAAAGGATGTTCTGTTCCTCAAGGACTGTGTAGGTAAAGAAGTGGAGCAAACTTGTGCCAATCCAGCTGATGGTTCAGTCATCTTGTTGGAGAACCTACGCTTTCAcgtggaggaagaagggaagggtaAAGACAGTGCTGGAAACAAGATTAAAGCAGGACCAGATGAAATCAAAGCCTTCCGTGACTCTCTTTCCAAGCTAGGTGATACTTACGTCAATGATGCTTTCGGCACTGCTCACCGGGCCCACAGTTCCATGGTGGGAGTCAATCTACCCCAAAAGGCCTCTGGGTTTCTGATGAAGAAGGAGCTGGAATACTTTGCCAAAGCTTTGGAAAACCCACAGAAACCGTTTCTGGCTATACTTGGTGGAGCCAAAGTGGCAGACAAGATACAGCTCATCAAAAATATGCTGGACAAGGTTAATGAGatgattattggtggtggaatggcTTATACCTTCCTAAAGGTTCTCAAAAACATGGAGATTGGTGATTCCCTATTTGATGAAGAGGGAGCCAAGATTGTTGAGGATATCATGACCACAGCTAAGACGAATGGTGTAAATATTACCTTCCCAGTTGACTTTATCACTGCTAACAAATTTGCAGAGGATGCCACCGTTGGTAAAGCCACTGTGGCATCAGGTATACCCTCTGGCTGGATGGGCTTGGACTGTGGTCCTAAGACTAATAAAAAGTGTGCTGAAGTTGTGGCCCGAGCCAAGCTAATTGTGTGGAATGGACCTGTGGGGGTATTTGAATGGGATGCTTTCGCTAAAGGAACCAAATCCCTCATGGATGAAATTGTGAAAGCCACTGCCAAGGGATGCATCACCATTATAGGTGGCGGGGACACTGCTAGTTGCTGTGAAAAGTGGAAAACTGAAGATAAAGTCAGTCATGTGAGTACTGGAGGAGGTGCCAGTCTAGAACTTCTGGAAGGCAAAGTCCTTCCAGGAGTAGAAGCTCTCAGCAACCTATAG